The genomic segment ATGCCGAACTTGCTCCGAAACACTCGACGAATGCAATCGCGGTATTCGTCGGTGCCCAACTTGGCCAGGCATTCATCGAACATTCCGGCGCGGCGGGAATAGAAATCCGGCCGAGCCAGATCCGCCGGTGCCGCGTGGAAGGGATGGAAAAATGCACCCGGCAACGGCGCGAAGATCGCATCCCAGCACAGCAGACCGAGCAGCGAGTTGATCAGCGCATTCTCGACGTAGTAGACCGGCGCCTCGCTGCGCGACAGATGCTCCCGCACGGCGTGCTCGACGCTCAGGCCAGATTGCCTGGCAATGGCAAGATCGATGCGTCCCGCTTCGACCACAACGCGGCGGCGTGCCACGGGCTCGCCGAGCGCACGACGCAGGCGTGGCAGGATTCGCTGCAGCTGCTGCGCTTCGTGTTCGCTTTCCGGCGCGGCATTGGCTTCGCTTGCCAGCTGCAACGCGGCCTCGGGCTGGTCGCAGCGCTCGAGCACTCTGACCGCCCGTTCGCGCGCACCGGGATAATTGTTTGCCGCGTGCAGGCGCAGGGCCTGGCTCAGGTCGCCAACACGTTCGCATTGGCGGCCAATGCTTAGCAGCAGCTTGCCGCGCCGATGCTCCAGCCATTCGTTGGCGTAGGGCAGGTGAGGAATGTCGGTGAGCACCTCCTCCAGCGCCTCGCCCGCCTCGAAACGTTCGCGGCAGCAATGCAGGTGCAAATAGGCGTCGACGTCGTCACGACTGTGGAACGCGCGCGAGGCGGGAGAGAAACTCACCTGCTCGTAGCGGAAGATACCCAGGTCGGCTAGCACGAATTCGGTCCAGTCCTGGTGAATATTGCCAAAGAACATCAACCGTAGCCGGTCACACAACTCGCTGATGTTGAGCCCGAACGCGACTTCACCGAGCGCCTCGCACCAATTGCGGAACGGCCGTGGCTGAACATGCTCGGCCAACAGAGTCTGCAGCAGATCAGTTTTACGCTGGCTGCGGCCCGCCATGGGGCCGAAGACCCGGATCAGCTCGTCTTTATTGAGCAGGGCGAATAGTTGAACCAGATCCAGCGTCGGATCCGCGTCGATCCAGCCCTGATCGATCAGCGCGGCGGAGGCTTCCAGCGGGCAGCCGATCTCGGCATAACGCAGCTTGCTGGCACGAAACAACGTCCCCTTACGCATCACCATGCGAACCAGCAATGCCTGCGAGGCTTGCGGGACTTCGTTGAAGCGGTCCAGAAACGCGCGCTCATGGTCGGCCAGCAGATCGCCATGGCGTTCGCCGACCCAGGCAAGCACCTGGCGAAAGTTGTCGAGGTAATAGAAGGGGTTTTCCAGGGCCTGGCGCATCGAACGTCCGGTTCGGTCATGCACGGGCGCACCCGCCCGCTTGGCTGTGTATTTATACAGTTGTCGGAGGATTTCGCAACGCCGGGACGATCAGTGGTTTGGCGGGCTATAGAGCAGGATAAGGCGGAAGGGCAGTGCCGTCTTTTCGAGACCGGTTGTTTGCGGGTTCGCCTGGTGGTCGTTTCGTTGGACTTGGCAAGTCCCAGGCGCGGCGCCACCCGCCTATGCGCCGCGGTGCCGAACGCTTCGTGGAATACTCACCGCGGAATGCGCCGGACAATAGCTGGGCGCGTCAGGTCGTCACACCGTGCGCGAGAACCGGCCGCGCTGCTCGCCGCCGAGGTAGGCGTCAAAGGCCATGGCGACGTTGCGCATCATCAAGTGCCCCTGAGGCATCAGCACTACCGCATCGCCGCGGATCTCCACCAAACCGTCGGCCACCTGCTCGTCGAGCTTGGCCAACGAATCGGCGAAGTAATCGCAGAAGCCGATGCCGTAGCGCACTTCGATCTCGGAGAAATCGACGCGTCCATGGCACATCAGGGAGATGATCACGTCGCGGCGTAACCGGTCGTCCTCGCTGAGTGTGTAACCGCGATGCACCGGCAGCATGCCTTCGTTCAGCCGTGCGTAGTACTGCGACAACTCCTTCACGTTCTGGCTGTAGCTGTTGCCGACCTTGCCGATGGAGGAAATGCCGAGCCCGATCAGGTCGTAATCGGCGTGGGTCGAATAGCCCTGGAAGTTGCGCTGCAGCGTGCCGTTGGCGCGGGCCAGCGTCAGCTCATCATCAGGCAGGGAGAAGTGATCCATGCCGATATGGACGTAGCCGGCGTCTGTCAGGCGCTTGATGGTCAGCTCCAGCAGTTCCAGTTTGCGTTCCGGTGGTGGCATGTCGTCCGGGCGGATCAGCTTCTGCGCACGCACCATATCCGGCAGATGCGCGTAACTGTAAGCGGCGATGCGATCCGGGCGGATCTCGATGATCTTGTTCAGGGTGGTGTTGAAACTCTCGACTGTCTGCAGCGGCAACCCGTAGATCAGGTCGACACTGATCGACTTGAAGTTCGCTTCGCGTGCAGCCTGAACCAACTCTCGGGTCTGCTCTTCGGTCTGGATGCGGTTGACCGCAATCTGCACCTGTTCATCGAAGTCCTGCACACCAAAACTCAGACGATTGAAGCCGAGCTTGTGCAGTCCATGAATTTGTCCGGGCGTGACGGTTCGCGGATCGACCTCCAGCGAGAATTCGTGGTTGTCGCTGTCATCCATATTGAAAGCGTCGTGCAACGCGCCCATCAGATCGGCCAGTTGCTCGCTGGTGAAATAGGTCGGCGTGCCGCCGCCCAGATGCAGCTGGGTCAGCTTGCGCGAACCATCGAACAGTGCAGCCTGCATCTGGATCTCACGCTTGAGGTATTCCAGATACTCGACGGCACGTTCGGTCTTGTGGGTGATGATCTTGTTGCAGGCGCAGTAGTAGCAAAGGCTCTTGCAGAAGGGGATGTGGATATACACCGATAGCGGCTTGGGTGTCGGGGCCTCGTTGGTCTTTTGCGCGGCGCTGCGATAGTCGTCGATGGCGAAGGCCTGATGGAACTGGGGCGCGGTGGGGTAGGAGGTGTAGCGAGGACCCGGACGGTCATATTTTTCGACCAGGGCGCGGTTAAAGCTCGGCGTTTGGTCCATGTGTGGAGTTCACCTTACAAGTTAATGGAGAGGGGGAGGCGGTGCCCCGTCGCCAACCAGCGACTTGGTGACGCGATTATCTCCGTTTCCAATCACGGTTCGGATGTCTTAAATCAAGAACTCGGCGACTGGCGCGGCTCCAAGGGCCGTCAGGAAGTACGCCCTCGCCATCAAGAACGTCCTGGATATGCTAATTCGGCCTTGCCTCGCGCTTTTAACAGAGACGGAACTGCCCAACCAGGCGGTTCAGCTCGGCCGCCAGGCGCACCAGCTCATCGCTGATCTGCGAGGTCTGGCTGGCATCCGTCGAGGTCGCGTCGGCAATGTTGCTGATGGTGGTGATGTTGCGGTTGATTTCCTCGGCGACCGCGCTTTGCTCTTCTGCCGCCGTGGCGATCTGCATGTTCATGTCGCTGATCGTGCCCACTTCACTGGCAATCACGTTGAGGCTCTGGGCAGCCTTGGCGACGCATTTGGAACCAGCGTGAGCGCGGATTTGCGCGTCCTGCATGACCGTGACCGCATCGTGCACACCGCTCTGCAATTGCTCGATGATCGCCTGGATATCACGGGTGGATTGTTGTGTACGCGACGCCAGAGTGCGCACCTCGTCGGCGACCACTGCGAATCCACGGCCCTGTTCGCCTGCGCGTGCTGCTTCGATGGCGGCGTTAAGTGCGAGCAGATTGGTCTGTTCGGCGATGCCGTTGATAACGCCCAGCACCATGCCGATGGAGGCGCTGTCCGCCTCGACCTGCTTGATCACCTGTGCGCCCCGTTCGATTTCCCGAATCAGTCCGTCGATGCCGTCCAGCGCCTCGGTAGCCAGGGTGACGCCAGCTCTGGATTGCTCGTCCGCATCGTTCGAGGCCGTGGCCGTCTGGCTGGCATGCCGCGCCACTTCCTGCACTGTCGCGCTCATCTCGTTCATCGCCGAGGCCACCATGTCGGTTTCGCTGCGCTGCGCCATTACCGCCGAGTGGGTCTTTTCGGCCAGGTTGGCGACACGGTCCGACACTTCGCCCAGTTGACGGGTGACACCCGCAACCGCTTCCAGACTATGGCGAAACTTGCCAATCATGCGGTTAAACGAGTGCCCCATGGCGCCGACTTCATCCTCGGCATGGACGGATACGATGCGGCTGAGGTCCTCGTCATCCGTCATCGCCTCCATGGTGTGGCGCATGTCGTTGACGCGACTGATGATTACGCGGCGAATGATGTAGCTCATCACGATCAGGCCGGCCAGCAGAAGCAGAAGCTGGATGCCGGCGGAGGTCATGACATTGCGATTTATTTCACCGTCGAGAACCGACAGGTCGTAGCTGATCCGCACAGCCCCCATCACCGAATTTTCGGCAACGTGGTGGCATGAAAGGCAATTGGTGCCGCGGTGGTCCTGGTGAGCAAGGATCGGGTTGATGACGGTTAGCACTCGGCCGTTCTTGCCCTCGCTGACGTCCATCGTGGCCTTACCTGCCAGCGCGTCGCGGTCCATCTGATCGGCCGCCGCCTCGTGTGCGAACCCGGGGCCGAAGACCTTGGTCACCGGCTCGCCACGAACGATGCGCGCGTCAATGACGCCGGGCCTTGCCAGTATCTTGTCTCTCAGCACTTCGCGCTGGGCCATGGTGCCGGTCAGCATCATCGTGTTGATGCTATCGAAGTAAGAGTCGGCGGCATCCTTGGTTTGCTGTTCAACGACCTGCAACACCAGTCGTTTCTCGGTGCTGGCGGCATGGAGCAACGAGGCGGAAAGCACCAGTGCGAAAACCAGCACCAGGGCCAGGTTGATCTTCGCCTGGACGGACATCTGGCGGTTAGCGGGAGCGCTGCTCATGATCATTACTACTGCTCGGAAACGAATCCGCCTGAAAGCAGGCGCTATAGGCGTGGGGGCTACAAACAGGCGATCCAACCAAAGCGTTCGCTCCGTTCGATCAGCCAGGCAATCAGGTCGCATATGCGAAAGGCTGCGACTGGCTGCGGCTTTGCGGCTCGCACCGTATAGGGCGCTGGTTGATGTGTCCCTGATCTGAGTCAGTCAATCGCTTAGTTTCGTTGAGGAAAAACGGCGGTACTTCAATATGCGGCGGACCGTTTGGCAGTGCGGTTCTTCCGGGTACGGGCGCCCATGAATTTGAGTCGCACCGACTTCAATCGGCTACTTGGCAAGTTACTCGCCACCGAGCACTCTATGCTTCGCACACAAGTCAACGACCACCAGTCAGTTGGCGGCTTCGTTTACCGGCGCGAATTTAGCTGTGGGAAGCTGCGAACCCCTTGTCGTTTCGGCGGTCGTAGCCTCTAGTCAGCCGCTGTCGGCGGGACATGCAGGGTATGGCTGTTGACCGATCCAGGCGCAGTGCATCAACCGGAACTATCTTTTCAAGGACTCACATGATCAAGAAATGCCTTTTTCCTGCGGCCGGATATGGCACGCGCTTCCTCCCTGCGACCAAGGCCATGCCCAAGGAGATGTTGCCGGTAGTGAACAAGCCCCTGATTCAGTACGGGGTTGAAGAGGCACTGGCCGCTGGGCTGAGCCAGATCTCGATTGTTACCGGTCGCGGCAAGCGTTCCCTGGAAGACCACTTCGACATTAGCTACGAGCTGGAACATCAGATCCGCAACACCGACAAGGAAAAGTACCTGGTCGGCATCCGCAAATTGATCGACGAGTGCAGCTTTTCCTACACCCGCCAAGTCGAAATGAAGGGTCTTGGCCACGCCATTCTCAGCGGCCGCCCGTTGATCGGTGACGAGCCCTTTGCCGTGGTTCTGGCCGACGACCTGTGCATCAACCTCAATGGCGATCCCGTGCTGGCGCAGATGGTCAAGCTGTACAACCAGTTCCGTTGCTCGATCGTGGCCATCCAGGAAGTGCCGCCGGAAGAGACCAGCAAGTACGGTGTGATCGCCGGTGAAATGATCCGTGATGACATTTTCCGCGTCAGCCACATGGTCGAGAAGCCCAAGCCGGAGGACGCGCCGTCCAACCTGGCGATCATCGGCCGCTACATCCTGACCCCGGATATCTTCAATCTGATCGAGCAGACCGAGCCGGGCAAGGGCGGCGAGATCCAGATTACCGACGCCCTGATGCGTCAGGCTCAGGACGGCTGCGTCCTGGCATACAAGTTCAAGGGGCAGCGTTTCGACTGCGGCAGCGCCGAGGGCTATATCGCGGCGACCAACTTCTGCTACGAGAATTTCTACCTCACCGGCAAGGCGTTCTGATTCACGTCACGTCGAGCACAAAGCCACCCTTGGGTGGCTTTGTTCGTTTCATGGGGACGGCATGTCCTCGGCACCTGGTCCCAATGGCTGCCCATAGCTGAACTCGACGTAATTACCCGCGGGATCTCGCAGGCCGCAGTAGTAGCCGACCGGGTAGGGTTCATCGCGTGGCTCCCAGATCAGGCAGCCAGCCTGACGAGCACGAGCGGCAATCGCATCGACTTCGCCGCGACTCGACAACGCAAAGCCGAAATGGCTGTAGTCGTTTTCCGCCAGTTCACGATCCTGGCCCCCCGGCATGATCACGAAGATAAACTCCCGCTCCTTGCCGGGCTCGGCCATCCAGACGATTCGCGAACCTTTTCCGGCGCGCTCGTGGAACACATGCATCCCGCAGAACTGTGCATAAAACGCGATGCATGCGTCGAGGTCGGGAACATGCAGGGCGAGGTGAGTCAGGGTAGGGCGCATGCGGCATTCCTTCGGTGATCGGGCCAACGGCCATGGGTTATGCTTTGCGTACTACATGGGAGACAACAGTTCATGGCTTACGACTTCGATTTATTCGTCATCGGTGCTGGCTCCGGTGGCGTCCGTGCCGCTCGATTCGCCGCGGGCTATGGTGCCCGCGTCGCGGTTGCGGAAAGCCGCTATCTGGGTGGCACCTGCGTAAACGTCGGCTGCGTACCGAAGAAACTGCTGGTCTACGGCGCTCACTATGCCGAGGACATCGGCCAGGCCCAAGGCTATGGCTGGACCATCGACGGTGCAACCTTCGACTGGAAGGCCCTGATCGCCAACAAGGACCGCGAGATTCAACGCCTCAACGGTATCTACAAGAATCTCCTGGTCGACAGCGGCGTCACCTTGTTGCAAGCGCATGCGCGGCTGGTCGATGCCCATACCGTTGAAGTCGAAGGCCGCCACTACAGTGCCGAGCATATTCTGATCGCGACCGGCGGCTGGCCCTTCGTGCCGGACGTCCCGGGCCGTGAACACGCCATTACCTCTAACGAAGCCTTTTATCTCGACCAGCTGCCGCGCCGCGTGCTGGTGGTCGGGGGCGGCTACATTGCCGTGGAGTTCGCCTCCATCTTCCATGGCTGCGGTGCCGACACCAAGCTGCTGTATCGAGGCGAGCTGTTCCTGCGCGGCTTCGATGGTTCGCTACGCGATCACCTCAAAGATGAATTGATCAAGAAGGACATCGACCTGCAGTTCAATGCCGATATCGCGCGCATCGACAAGCAGGCGGACGGTAGCTTGCTCGCCACTTTAAAAGACGGGCGGGTATTGGAAGCAGATTGCATCCTGTACGCCACGGGCCGGCGTCCGATGCTGGACGGCCTGGGACTCGAGAACGTCGACGTCGCGCTGGACAAGCGCGGTTTCGTCGCGGTTGACGAGCAGTTTCGAACCTCAACGTCTTCCATTCTGGCGCTCGGCGACGTGATCGGCCGCATTCAGCTAACCCCCGTAGCGCTTGCCGAGGGCATGGCGGTGGCGCGTCAGCTGTTCAAACCGGAGGAGTACCGGCCGGTTGATTACAACACCATCGCCACCGCGGTGTTCAGCCTGCCGAACATGGCGACGGTCGGGCTGACCGAAGAAGAAGCGCGTAAGCAGGGGCACAAGGTGGTGGTGTTCGAGAGTCGCTTCAGGCCCATGAAACTGACCATGACCGGCAGCCTCGAGCGCAGCCTGATGAAGCTGGTGGTCGATGCCGAAACCGACAAGGTGCTGGGGTGCCATATGGCCGGGCCGGATGCCGGTGAGATCATGCAGGGCATGGCCGTGGCCTTGAAGGCCGGCGCCACCAAACGCATCTTCGACGATACGGTGGGCATCCACCCGACAGCGGCTGAAGAATTCGTCACCATGCGCACGCCAACGGGAATCTGATCGAGGCACCGCCTTGAGCACGCCCGGTCGGCCTGCGAGTTCATAGCCGGCCAGGCGAGGTAGCGTGGAGGAGGGCGGCGATGTGCACCACTGGCAGCTGAGCGACAGTTGCACCGCTCCGGCGTCATCGAGGATCAGTGATGCTGATGGGCGTTGCCGTTCGACTCAGGCGCCTGCTCCTGAATAGCGACGTCAACGGTTACCTCACCGGCGTTCTCGAAAGTCAGCGTAAGGGGGAAATGCTCTCCGGCTACCAGCGGCTCACTCAGTTTGAAAAGCATCACATGGCTGCTTCCCGGTTTGAATTCCACTTCGCCGCCAGCTGGCACCTCAACCGAATCGATACGCTCCATACTCATCACGTCGCCCTTATGGACATGGGTATGCAACTCGGCCTTTTCGGCACGGGGAGTCTGTACATTCATCAGTCGATCAGGCGTATCGCCGGGATTGCTCAAGGTGAAATACACCGCGCCGGTAGGGGCGCTCGGCGGCATAGCACGGGACCATACCTGGGTAATGATCGGCCTTCCATTGTTCATCTGATGACTGTGCGCATGGTCGTCTGCCATGGTGGTCATAGAAGCCGTGCCAAGTACGAGAGCGGTGATCAGGCGAAGCAGCATGTGTTTCTCCAGGTTGTTTTCGATGCCGAACATTAACATGGGCGCTTCAACATCTACCGTGAGCACAGGCAATCGCACTAGCGGTGCTGGTGTCGCAATGGGATCTGCAGAGCTGCTGCGTTTCTGTTTGAATAAACCTGCAGTCTGATGCCAAACGCTGTTTACAACGAAACGGGGACAGGTCTAGGCCCCATCTGATCGGAGATGCATTACCCAATGGAACGAAGTCGCTGGAGTCACCGGTTATTACCCGGAGGAAAAGAGCCCGATCCGCGTTTCACTCTAGCCAACGAACGAACCTTTCTCGCCTGGATCCGCACGTCTCTGGCGCTACTGGCCGGCGGCGTGGCCGTCGAAGCCTTTGCCGGCGGCATCTTTAGCCTGGAGTTGCGCAAGGTGCTAGCGGTTTCGTTGTTATTGCTGGCCATGTTCATCAGCTCAACGGCCTGTATTCGCTGGTTGAGCATCGAACGAGCCATGCGCCACAGCGGTCCATTGCCGTTTCCACTGCTGATTCCGATTCTGTCGATCGGCGGCACCCTGGTTACATTGGTCCTGATCAGCTTCATCGCACTGCGCGGCTGACATGCATATATCCTTTCGTCGTCGCCTGGAGCCCAAACCGCCGCCACCGCCGCTGCACGAAGATCCGGGTCTGCAGCCGGAGCGCACGTCGCTGGCCTGGGGTCGAACGCTGCTCACCATGCTCACCGTCAGCTCACTTTTCTTGCGCTGGATGCCATATCACGGGGCTTTTGTCGCCATGCTGGTTGCGCTTTCGTTGATCACGGCGCTGGGCATCTGGACCACCCAGCGGCATCGCTACACCCGCAGTGCCAGCGGCCTGAAGAGCGGGCGCATTCAAGCCGATGCGGTGTCGGTACTATGGCTGGGCGCCTCGGTTTCCATACTCGCCTTGTTAGGGCTCTACACCGTTATTTTTTTGCCGATCAGTAGCTGAGGCAGCAATTAGAAGAGGCTTAGATGACCACCGCCAATCAGCAATTCGCCAGCGACAACTATTCGGGTATCTGTCCAGAAGCTTGGGAAGCCATGGCCCGGGCGAACCAGGGCCATGATCGGGCTTACGGCGACGACCAATGGACGACCCGTGCCGCGGACCATTTCCGCCAGCTGTTCGAAACCGATTGCGAGGTGTTCTTCGCGTTCAATGGCACCGCAGCCAACTCCCTGGCGCTGTCTTCGCTCTGCCAGAGCTATCACAGCGTAATCTGCGGCGATATCGCACATATCGAAACTGACGAATGCGGCGCCCCGGAGTTCTTCTCCAACGGCTCCAAGCTGCTGGTGGCGCGGACCGAGCAGGGCAAGCTCACACCCACGGCGATCCGCGAAATTGCACTGAAGCGCAAGGACATCCATTACCCCAAACCGCGCGTCGTCAGCATCACCCAGGCCACTGAAATAGGCACCGTATACCGGCCCGACGAACTCAGAGCCATCAGCGATACCTGCAAAGAACTGGGGCTGCACCTGCACATGGACGGCGCACGTTTCGCCAATGCCTGCGCATTCCTTGGCCTGTCACCAGCGGAGCTGAGCTGGAAGGCTGGCGTGGACGTGCTGTGTTTCGGTGGTACCAAGAACGGTATGGCGGTGGGCGAAGCCATTCTGTTTTTCAACCGGGACCTGGCTGAAGATTTCGAATACCGCTGCAAGCAGGCTGGCCAGCTGGCATCCAAGATGCGTTTTCTGTCGGCGCCTTGGGTCGGCTTGCTGGAAAACAATGCCTGGATGAAATACGCCGAGCACGCCAATCGCTGTGCCCATTTGCTGGCCGAGCTGATCAGCGATGTGCCGGATGTGGAGCTTATGTTTCCGGTTGAAGCCAACGGCGTTTTCGTGAGTATTCCGCCGTTGGCGCTCGAGGCACTCAGAAGCCGCGGTTGGATGTTCTACACCTTCATCGGCGTCGGCGGCGCGCGCTTCATGTGCTCCTGGGATACCAGCGAAGAGCGGGTGCGCCAGTTGGCAGATGACATACGCAGCGTCGTTATTCAGAACCAATGAGGTAGCGGTGCCGAGGTTGAATAACGCGCCAAGCGAGCTAGGGACGATCATTGCTCGTGCCAATCCAGCAGATTTAGCATGACGGATGACTAACACGGTAGTTTCGCAACGGTAGCGCGCAGGCCTGAACACGTCAGCCTGCGCCTCGTTGTGAAGGCGTCGAGATTATTAGTCCGGAACCGGCACGTCCTCCATCAGAAGTTGCTTAGCCTTCAAGGCGCGCCAGAACTCGGTTGGTATCTGCGCTTCGAATTGCTGCACATATTGCGCTGGGCGCTTTGGATTGCTGGTGCCGGGAATGACCGATAGCACCGCAGGATGGGCAAGGCAAAACTGCAGCGCGGCGGCCCGCAGATCGACATCGAACTCCTTGCACACAGCCTCGATTTGCTGAGTTTTCTGACGGATCTCGTCGGGTGCCTGGGCATAATCGTAGTGTTCACCACCGGCCAGTACACCGGAGTTGAACGGGCCGCCGACAACGATACCCACGCCGCGCTCTACGCATTGCGGGAACAGTGTGTCCAGCGCTTCGCGCTGATCGAGAAGGGAATATCGACCGGCAAGCAAAAACACATCTGGATCGGACTGCTCAAGCGCCATGCGGCAGGGCTCAACGAGATTCACACCCAAGCCCCAGCCACGGATCATGCCTTCTTCACGCATTTGCGTGAGCGCTTTTGCAGCCCCTTGCATTGCTTGCTGAAAATACTCGGTCCATTGCGGGCCCCATTGATCTTCGGACACATCGTGAATGAACGCGACGTCGATACGGTCGACGCCCATTCGCTCGAGACTGTCCTCAATGGAGCGGCGCGCGCCGTCCGCGGAGTAGTCCACGATGCGTTTGTTGGGCAGTTCATCGACAAAGGGCTTTGCGTTTTCCGGCGCGTTTGCCGGCTGCAACAAACGACCTACCTTCGTACTCAACACGAAGTCGTTGCGTGGTTTGTTGCTGAGCAAACGGCCGAAGCGCTGTTCAGCCAAACCAGCCCCGTAATGCGGTGAAGTGTCGTAATAACGAATGCCAGCTTCCCAGGCAGCCTTGAGTGTGGCGTCAGCGGTTGCTTCGTCTAGAGGTGTGAACATGTTGCCCAAGGGCGCGCCGCCAAAACCGAGACGAGGAAGAGTGATACGCATGATGCCTCCTGATGCAGATGAAGCCGAAGACGGCGTGACATTGCATGGGAGGATGGCTGAAGCGGGATGTTCCGATGAATCGACAGGAGTACGAACATGCTCTGAAGGTTTGTACGTTCGGCTAACGAAATCCGCTGGCTTAACGTCTTCCGCTTAGATATCCTCTATTTAACATAATATAGATTATGCGTATCCAGTACTGGCGGGCTGGGTCCATATGCCGACCGTTACCGCCACGACGATATAACCGGAACGTTGGCATCGTCCGTTTGGTTGCGACTTTAGCAACGCTCGGCTGTACCGGCGGCGCAGTAACCGTGCTTTAAGGCCTGCTCATGTTCTCGGAGCTTACCGACGCTTTACCCAAATCAGAACAACGCCTTTGATCTGGCAGCGATAAAAATTCTGCATAGCGTCATGCATCGATCACCGAGCTCAGCGATCGAATCAGGTTCAGCTGTCCTTTTCTGGCTGAGTCTCGGCCGGCTGCGATGCAGCTGTATGCTGGCTGGTTGCGGCTCGCTCGGAGACGCTGCTAGTGGCGGAGTCCTGCAGTGCAGCGAAACGAGCCGCGAAGGCAGGTGACTCCTCGGCGAACGACATTGGCGAAAGCGCGGTTGTGCTGGCAGCAAGCGCTGCGGCGATGATGATGCGATACATATGATTTACCTCAGAAGCGTGGTGACTTGAAACCTGAGGCAAAGCTTAGGACTGGGGCCCGAGCGGAAACAGACAACTGCGCATGATGCACTGTTACTGGTGACGCAACAGTCGGCGAGAAACGGCGATAGCCGTTTTGCTCACCGTTTGAACGAAGCCCGGAACTCACTGGGCTTGAGACCGGCATGTTTACGGAAGAACCGGCTGAAGTAAGCGGTATCGGCAAAGCCGAGTTCATGGGCGATCTGCTGGATGTGCAAACTGGTGTAGGCAAGTTGGCGCTGCGCCTCGCGCACGATGCGCTCGCTGATGATGGCGCTGGGCGCGACGCCCGCCTCCTCCCGGCAAACACGGCCGAGCGTGGCCGTGGTCATGCCCAGGGCTTCGCTATAGCGCCCAAGGGTCCAGTGATTGCGAAAATGCTGGTTCACCAATTCACGAAACTGCTTCAGCACCGCGGCACGGCGGCTTTTGCCAGGGCGTGGGGCCGTGTTGATCGAAGCGTCCAGCCGCGCGGCGTGAATCAGCAACGTCAGCAACAGTGCATGGCCTGCCGCAATGTTGCCACGGGCCTTGCTCCGCGCTTCTTCCTCGATCAACTGGATCAATGGCCAGATCGGTTCGCTGCCATCGGCGGCCCAGGGCAGCGGCACGACGCTGGGTCGCTGCAGAAAGCCCAGCAGCCCGGGTGCGACGATCCGGGCCATCGATTCCAGAGGGCGTTGTGCTGCCGTAAAGACGGGACCGTCGGTGTCGCGCTGATAACTGAACGCATGCACGGTGCGATTCGGCAGGACCAGGATGCTCGGGCCAGCGAACGGCAGGCGCTGGTTTTCCAGCGAAACCTCACCACCGCCACTGCGGATGTAAAACAACTGCAGCAATGCATCGTGCTGATGGGGCTTGATTTCCCATTGGTACTGCGCGCTGCGCTCGTTGATCCACTCGC from the Stutzerimonas stutzeri genome contains:
- a CDS encoding VRR-NUC domain-containing protein, yielding MRQALENPFYYLDNFRQVLAWVGERHGDLLADHERAFLDRFNEVPQASQALLVRMVMRKGTLFRASKLRYAEIGCPLEASAALIDQGWIDADPTLDLVQLFALLNKDELIRVFGPMAGRSQRKTDLLQTLLAEHVQPRPFRNWCEALGEVAFGLNISELCDRLRLMFFGNIHQDWTEFVLADLGIFRYEQVSFSPASRAFHSRDDVDAYLHLHCCRERFEAGEALEEVLTDIPHLPYANEWLEHRRGKLLLSIGRQCERVGDLSQALRLHAANNYPGARERAVRVLERCDQPEAALQLASEANAAPESEHEAQQLQRILPRLRRALGEPVARRRVVVEAGRIDLAIARQSGLSVEHAVREHLSRSEAPVYYVENALINSLLGLLCWDAIFAPLPGAFFHPFHAAPADLARPDFYSRRAGMFDECLAKLGTDEYRDCIRRVFRSKFGIQSQFVSWGLLDEQLLEDALSCVSAEHLGLCFQRILRDVPSHRSGLPDLIQFWPGERRYRLIEVKGPGDRLQDNQKRWIDFALQHDIPIAVCYVQWTEGTP
- the hemN gene encoding oxygen-independent coproporphyrinogen III oxidase, whose product is MDQTPSFNRALVEKYDRPGPRYTSYPTAPQFHQAFAIDDYRSAAQKTNEAPTPKPLSVYIHIPFCKSLCYYCACNKIITHKTERAVEYLEYLKREIQMQAALFDGSRKLTQLHLGGGTPTYFTSEQLADLMGALHDAFNMDDSDNHEFSLEVDPRTVTPGQIHGLHKLGFNRLSFGVQDFDEQVQIAVNRIQTEEQTRELVQAAREANFKSISVDLIYGLPLQTVESFNTTLNKIIEIRPDRIAAYSYAHLPDMVRAQKLIRPDDMPPPERKLELLELTIKRLTDAGYVHIGMDHFSLPDDELTLARANGTLQRNFQGYSTHADYDLIGLGISSIGKVGNSYSQNVKELSQYYARLNEGMLPVHRGYTLSEDDRLRRDVIISLMCHGRVDFSEIEVRYGIGFCDYFADSLAKLDEQVADGLVEIRGDAVVLMPQGHLMMRNVAMAFDAYLGGEQRGRFSRTV
- a CDS encoding methyl-accepting chemotaxis protein, translating into MSSAPANRQMSVQAKINLALVLVFALVLSASLLHAASTEKRLVLQVVEQQTKDAADSYFDSINTMMLTGTMAQREVLRDKILARPGVIDARIVRGEPVTKVFGPGFAHEAAADQMDRDALAGKATMDVSEGKNGRVLTVINPILAHQDHRGTNCLSCHHVAENSVMGAVRISYDLSVLDGEINRNVMTSAGIQLLLLLAGLIVMSYIIRRVIISRVNDMRHTMEAMTDDEDLSRIVSVHAEDEVGAMGHSFNRMIGKFRHSLEAVAGVTRQLGEVSDRVANLAEKTHSAVMAQRSETDMVASAMNEMSATVQEVARHASQTATASNDADEQSRAGVTLATEALDGIDGLIREIERGAQVIKQVEADSASIGMVLGVINGIAEQTNLLALNAAIEAARAGEQGRGFAVVADEVRTLASRTQQSTRDIQAIIEQLQSGVHDAVTVMQDAQIRAHAGSKCVAKAAQSLNVIASEVGTISDMNMQIATAAEEQSAVAEEINRNITTISNIADATSTDASQTSQISDELVRLAAELNRLVGQFRLC
- the galU gene encoding UTP--glucose-1-phosphate uridylyltransferase GalU; this translates as MIKKCLFPAAGYGTRFLPATKAMPKEMLPVVNKPLIQYGVEEALAAGLSQISIVTGRGKRSLEDHFDISYELEHQIRNTDKEKYLVGIRKLIDECSFSYTRQVEMKGLGHAILSGRPLIGDEPFAVVLADDLCINLNGDPVLAQMVKLYNQFRCSIVAIQEVPPEETSKYGVIAGEMIRDDIFRVSHMVEKPKPEDAPSNLAIIGRYILTPDIFNLIEQTEPGKGGEIQITDALMRQAQDGCVLAYKFKGQRFDCGSAEGYIAATNFCYENFYLTGKAF
- a CDS encoding VOC family protein, with translation MRPTLTHLALHVPDLDACIAFYAQFCGMHVFHERAGKGSRIVWMAEPGKEREFIFVIMPGGQDRELAENDYSHFGFALSSRGEVDAIAARARQAGCLIWEPRDEPYPVGYYCGLRDPAGNYVEFSYGQPLGPGAEDMPSP